Proteins encoded together in one Desulfovibrio sp. UCD-KL4C window:
- the pta gene encoding phosphate acetyltransferase, producing the protein MSNCLYIAATEARSGKSAIVLGVMQLLLTHVRKVAIFRPIIHDNFGGGRDHDIDLILRHFQLPQKYETTYVYTQSEATRMINDGKHSVLMENILEKFRSLQEKYDFVLCEGTDYLGAEAAVEFEINMDVVSNLGCPVLAVLNGMEGQEDEICDLSRRTFDLFHEKGLDVIAVMINRVGKKVSSDLVDRIKSGFITVNKPLVYIIPDDKRLANPTVNDVAKWMDCKVLYGADRLETPVNDYVVAAMHIENFLKYVGEGSLIITPGDRSDIILASLSSRLSDAYPNVAGILLTGGIHPAMTVHHLIEGWKGVPLPILIVPEHTYKTAQIVQGLHGTIDPENSVKVLSALGLFETCVNSHELQQKLVSTISTRITPFMFEHTLLHKARENKQHIVLPEGTSERILHAADMLTRRDVVTLTLLGNEEKIREIASNIGVSLEGINIVDPVKAEYFEKFVDEYYELRKHKCIMKEDARDRMSDPTYFGTMMVKAGMAGGMVSGSITTTAQTIRPAFEFVKTKPGVSIVSSVFLMCQNDQVMVYGDCAVNPNPDASELAEIAISSAETAKIFGIEPRVAMLSYSTGSLSKGKDVDKVVEATRILRERAPDLAVEGPLQYDVAVDPYAAEEFMPGNAVAGKATVLIFPDLNTGNNTYKAVQRSVPDSVAIGPILQGLRKPVNDLSRGCQVRDIVNTVAITAIQAHSES; encoded by the coding sequence ATGTCGAATTGTCTTTATATTGCGGCGACAGAAGCTCGCAGCGGAAAGTCTGCTATTGTGCTTGGAGTAATGCAGTTGTTGCTGACTCATGTGCGGAAGGTTGCGATTTTTAGACCTATTATTCATGACAATTTTGGAGGAGGGCGTGATCATGATATTGATTTAATTCTGCGTCATTTTCAACTCCCTCAAAAATATGAAACCACTTACGTCTATACTCAGAGTGAAGCGACAAGAATGATTAATGATGGCAAGCATTCAGTGTTAATGGAAAACATTCTTGAAAAGTTTAGAAGTCTCCAAGAGAAATATGATTTTGTGCTTTGTGAAGGCACTGATTACTTGGGAGCTGAAGCCGCTGTTGAATTTGAAATAAATATGGATGTTGTAAGCAACTTAGGTTGTCCTGTACTTGCTGTGCTTAACGGAATGGAAGGGCAGGAGGATGAAATATGTGATTTGTCTCGGCGGACATTTGATTTGTTTCATGAAAAGGGGCTGGACGTTATTGCTGTTATGATCAACAGGGTCGGGAAAAAGGTTTCCAGTGATTTGGTTGATAGGATAAAATCGGGCTTTATCACTGTGAACAAACCTCTCGTATATATTATTCCAGATGATAAAAGACTTGCAAATCCGACTGTAAATGACGTTGCTAAATGGATGGATTGTAAGGTCCTGTACGGTGCAGACAGGCTTGAAACTCCCGTAAATGATTATGTTGTAGCTGCAATGCATATTGAGAACTTTTTGAAGTATGTCGGCGAGGGGAGCCTTATTATCACCCCTGGAGACCGTTCTGATATTATTCTTGCAAGTTTGTCGTCGCGATTGTCGGACGCTTACCCTAATGTTGCAGGCATTCTTCTAACAGGCGGCATACATCCGGCAATGACCGTGCATCATCTTATAGAAGGGTGGAAAGGTGTTCCGCTACCTATCTTAATTGTTCCTGAACATACATACAAAACAGCGCAGATAGTACAAGGTCTTCACGGTACTATTGACCCTGAAAACAGTGTTAAGGTTTTATCAGCACTCGGTCTTTTTGAAACATGTGTAAACTCCCATGAATTACAACAGAAGCTGGTTTCAACAATCTCTACAAGAATTACTCCGTTTATGTTCGAACATACCCTGCTTCATAAAGCCCGTGAGAACAAACAGCATATAGTTTTGCCTGAAGGTACAAGTGAAAGAATTCTGCATGCTGCTGATATGTTGACGCGCAGGGATGTTGTTACACTTACTTTACTCGGCAATGAAGAGAAAATAAGGGAGATAGCATCAAATATTGGTGTCAGTCTTGAGGGTATAAATATTGTTGATCCCGTGAAGGCAGAGTATTTTGAAAAGTTTGTGGACGAATATTATGAACTGCGTAAGCACAAATGCATCATGAAAGAAGATGCCCGTGACCGCATGAGTGATCCTACATATTTCGGAACAATGATGGTTAAAGCTGGAATGGCAGGCGGAATGGTTTCAGGGTCTATTACTACAACAGCTCAGACAATTCGGCCTGCTTTTGAATTTGTGAAGACAAAGCCTGGAGTATCAATCGTTTCGAGTGTTTTTCTAATGTGCCAGAATGATCAGGTTATGGTTTACGGTGATTGCGCAGTGAATCCTAATCCTGATGCCAGTGAGCTTGCGGAAATTGCAATTAGTTCGGCGGAGACTGCAAAAATTTTCGGTATCGAGCCAAGAGTGGCAATGCTTTCGTACTCAACAGGATCTTTAAGCAAGGGAAAAGATGTAGATAAAGTGGTGGAAGCAACAAGAATTCTTCGTGAAAGAGCACCGGATTTAGCAGTGGAAGGACCGCTTCAATATGATGTTGCTGTTGACCCTTATGCCGCAGAGGAGTTTATGCCCGGTAATGCTGTTGCAGGTAAAGCGACTGTTTTGATTTTTCCTGATCTTAATACAGGTAACAATACATATAAGGCCGTTCAAAGGTCCGTGCCGGACTCGGTAGCCATAGGTCCTATACTTCAAGGACTTAGAAAACCTGTTAACGATTTAAGCCGCGGTTGTCAGGTGCGTGATATTGTCAACACGGTGGCAATTACTGCGATTCAAGCTCATTCTGAATCTTAA
- the nifJ gene encoding pyruvate:ferredoxin (flavodoxin) oxidoreductase — translation MAKKMKTMDGNQAAAYVGYAMCETAAIYPITPSSPMAEFADEWALKGVKNIFGTSMEVRQLQSEGGAAGALHGALAAGNLSCTFTASQGLLLMVPNMYKIAGELLPTVFHVSARALAGHALSIFGDHQDVMACRQTGFAMLASNSVQESLDLALVSHLATIESDIPFVHFFDGFRTSHEIQKVELIDYDDMASALNWDKVRDFRDRALNPEHPHTRGTAQNPDIYFQALESINPYRDAVPGHVEDAMKKVADITGRQYKLFDYVGHPEAEDVIIAMGSGCEAIEETIEHLNAQGEKLGLIKVRLFRPFSMEHLGRALPATTKQITVLDRTKEGGALGDPLYLDVCTALRELKIDLPVHAGRYGLGSKEFTPSMVKAIYDNMKSIAPRHHYTVGIHDDVTRLSLEIGPNLDVTPKGTVQCKFWGLGSDGTVGANKQAIKIIGDKTDKFAQGYFAYDSKKSGGITVSHLRFGDHPIKSTYLVEISDFIACHNPSYVKLYDLLDGIRPGGTFLLNTSMGLEDLEAELPAKLRRKIAQNNLKFYTIDAVKIAAAVGLGGRINMIMQTAFFKLANVIPFEDAVAYLKESIKTAYGKKGDKIVNMNNAAVDEAEANLNEIKYPESWATIEDEAVEEHFEPEFITDVVKPILAQKGDELPVSAFSPDGRFPMGTSRFEKRGVAILVPEWDKDNCIQCNQCSFVCPHSALRAVLVNEEENSIAPDSFETVEAKGKGFDGLRYRMQVNVLDCQGCGNCADICPAKEKALHMKPIASQTDAQVPNYDFSEIVSFKDDILPRTTVKGSQLQQSLLEFSGACAGCGETPYAKVLTQLFGERMIIANATGCSSIWGASAPSTPYCENLEGHGPAWGNSLFEDAAEYGFGMEMAISNRRSRLAMQMKQAMEGEMSDELREAMTGWIENKDDAQKSLEYGDKLRDLLSIEADCSDLLCEIEEQEDIFTKKSVWCFGGDGWAYDIGFGGLDHVLASGNDINILVMDTEVYSNTGGQASKATPLGSVAKFAAGGKMTAKKDLGRMMMTYGYVYVASVSMGANKNQVMKAFLEAESYPGPSLIIAYAPCINQGIRKGMGKTQYEGKLAVESGYWPLYRFDPRRAEKGENPLVVEYKAPDGNLQDFLSGENRYAMLERMLPETSKTLRAGIEKDCLQRYKLLKQMSELDYSLDDSAESPTE, via the coding sequence ATGGCTAAAAAGATGAAAACTATGGATGGTAACCAAGCCGCGGCGTATGTAGGTTATGCTATGTGCGAAACTGCAGCTATCTATCCTATCACTCCTTCATCCCCTATGGCGGAATTCGCTGATGAGTGGGCTCTTAAGGGTGTTAAAAATATTTTCGGGACTTCAATGGAAGTTCGTCAACTGCAGTCAGAAGGCGGAGCCGCCGGAGCCCTTCACGGAGCTCTTGCTGCTGGTAACCTTTCCTGTACCTTTACTGCCTCACAGGGGCTTCTGCTGATGGTTCCTAACATGTATAAGATTGCAGGAGAGCTTCTACCCACAGTCTTCCATGTTTCTGCCCGTGCTCTGGCCGGCCACGCTCTTTCCATTTTCGGTGACCATCAGGATGTAATGGCCTGTCGTCAGACCGGATTTGCAATGCTGGCTTCTAACTCCGTTCAGGAAAGTCTTGACCTTGCACTTGTCTCACATCTTGCAACTATTGAATCAGATATTCCTTTTGTTCATTTTTTTGATGGTTTCAGAACTTCTCATGAAATCCAGAAAGTCGAGCTTATCGACTATGATGATATGGCAAGTGCTCTTAACTGGGATAAAGTCAGAGACTTCCGCGACCGTGCTCTTAACCCTGAACATCCTCACACTAGAGGAACGGCTCAGAACCCTGATATTTACTTCCAGGCTCTTGAATCAATCAATCCTTACAGAGACGCTGTCCCCGGTCATGTTGAAGATGCAATGAAAAAAGTGGCTGATATTACCGGTCGCCAATATAAACTATTTGATTATGTAGGACATCCAGAAGCTGAAGATGTCATTATTGCAATGGGGTCAGGTTGTGAAGCCATTGAAGAAACAATTGAGCATCTTAACGCTCAGGGTGAAAAACTCGGACTTATTAAAGTTAGACTTTTCCGTCCGTTCTCAATGGAACACTTAGGGCGTGCACTGCCTGCAACCACTAAGCAGATCACTGTTTTGGATCGCACCAAAGAGGGCGGAGCTTTAGGTGATCCTTTGTACCTTGATGTTTGCACAGCTCTTAGAGAATTGAAAATTGATCTTCCTGTTCACGCCGGACGCTACGGCCTTGGTTCAAAGGAATTCACTCCTTCCATGGTCAAAGCAATATATGACAACATGAAGTCAATTGCTCCTAGACATCACTACACTGTCGGTATTCACGATGATGTAACCCGTCTTTCTCTTGAAATCGGTCCTAATTTGGATGTTACTCCTAAAGGCACAGTTCAGTGTAAATTCTGGGGTCTCGGTTCAGATGGTACTGTCGGTGCTAACAAGCAGGCGATTAAAATTATCGGTGATAAGACTGATAAATTTGCGCAGGGTTATTTTGCTTACGATTCCAAAAAATCGGGTGGTATCACTGTATCGCATTTGCGCTTTGGTGATCATCCTATCAAGTCAACATACCTCGTTGAAATATCAGACTTCATAGCTTGTCATAATCCAAGCTACGTAAAGCTTTATGACCTTTTGGATGGAATCCGCCCTGGCGGAACATTCCTGCTGAATACCAGCATGGGGCTTGAGGATCTTGAAGCTGAACTTCCTGCAAAACTTCGTCGCAAAATTGCTCAGAACAATCTTAAGTTCTACACAATTGATGCAGTAAAAATTGCAGCAGCAGTAGGTCTTGGCGGACGCATCAATATGATCATGCAGACCGCATTCTTTAAACTTGCAAATGTAATTCCTTTCGAAGATGCAGTTGCTTACCTTAAAGAATCAATTAAGACCGCTTACGGCAAAAAAGGCGATAAAATCGTTAACATGAACAACGCCGCTGTTGATGAAGCAGAAGCTAATCTTAACGAAATTAAATATCCTGAATCATGGGCAACTATTGAAGATGAAGCTGTCGAAGAACACTTCGAACCTGAATTCATTACTGATGTTGTTAAACCGATTCTTGCTCAGAAGGGTGATGAACTACCTGTCAGCGCATTTTCTCCTGACGGTCGTTTCCCAATGGGAACAAGCCGCTTTGAAAAACGCGGTGTAGCAATTCTGGTTCCTGAATGGGATAAAGATAATTGTATTCAATGTAACCAGTGTTCATTCGTCTGCCCTCACAGTGCCTTGCGCGCCGTGCTTGTCAACGAAGAAGAAAACTCAATTGCTCCGGACAGCTTTGAAACAGTTGAAGCCAAAGGTAAAGGTTTTGACGGTTTGCGGTATCGTATGCAGGTCAACGTCCTCGATTGTCAGGGTTGCGGAAACTGCGCGGATATCTGTCCTGCAAAAGAAAAAGCTTTGCATATGAAGCCCATCGCTTCTCAGACAGATGCTCAGGTTCCTAACTATGACTTCTCTGAAATTGTTTCCTTCAAGGATGATATCCTTCCACGTACAACTGTTAAAGGCAGCCAGCTGCAGCAGTCTCTGCTTGAATTCTCTGGAGCATGTGCAGGTTGCGGCGAAACTCCTTACGCAAAAGTTCTGACTCAGCTCTTCGGCGAACGCATGATTATCGCTAATGCAACAGGTTGTTCCTCTATCTGGGGTGCCTCTGCTCCTTCTACTCCTTATTGCGAGAATCTGGAAGGTCACGGTCCTGCATGGGGTAACTCTTTGTTTGAAGATGCCGCTGAATACGGATTCGGTATGGAAATGGCTATTTCCAACCGCCGTTCTCGGTTAGCCATGCAGATGAAGCAGGCTATGGAAGGCGAAATGAGTGATGAGCTGCGCGAAGCTATGACAGGCTGGATTGAAAATAAAGATGATGCTCAGAAATCACTTGAATACGGTGATAAACTTCGCGACCTCCTTTCAATAGAAGCTGATTGCAGTGACCTGCTTTGCGAAATTGAAGAGCAGGAAGATATCTTCACCAAGAAATCAGTATGGTGTTTTGGTGGTGACGGATGGGCATACGACATCGGATTCGGTGGTCTTGATCATGTTCTTGCTTCAGGCAACGATATCAACATACTGGTAATGGATACCGAAGTGTACTCCAATACCGGTGGTCAAGCTTCAAAAGCAACACCTCTCGGATCAGTTGCCAAGTTTGCAGCCGGTGGTAAGATGACCGCCAAGAAAGATCTTGGACGTATGATGATGACTTACGGTTACGTCTACGTAGCTTCTGTATCCATGGGCGCTAACAAGAATCAGGTGATGAAAGCATTCCTTGAAGCTGAATCATACCCCGGACCTTCTTTGATTATTGCATATGCACCTTGTATCAATCAGGGAATCAGAAAGGGCATGGGTAAAACCCAGTATGAAGGTAAACTTGCAGTTGAATCTGGTTACTGGCCTCTTTACAGATTCGATCCTCGCCGCGCAGAAAAAGGTGAGAATCCTCTGGTTGTTGAATATAAAGCTCCTGATGGAAATCTTCAGGACTTCCTCTCCGGTGAAAATCGTTACGCAATGCTGGAACGTATGCTTCCTGAAACTTCCAAGACACTGCGTGCTGGAATTGAAAAGGATTGTCTGCAAAGATATAAACTTCTTAAGCAGATGTCTGAACTTGATTATTCACTGGATGATTCAGCCGAATCTCCCACCGAATAA
- the rimK gene encoding 30S ribosomal protein S6--L-glutamate ligase translates to MKIGILSRKKELYSTSSMIRACEERGHEVQVINPLRCYMNITSHNPSILYRGEELKGFDAIIPRIGASITFYGCAVVRQFEMMGVYCVNESVAISRSRDKLRSLQLLARKGIGLPVTAFAHSTKYTDDLIDIVGGAPLVIKLLEGTQGKGVVLAETRNTAASIIEAFKGLDANILVQEFIAEASGSDIRCLVIGDKVIASMKRQGREGDFRSNLHQGGTASLIAITPEERSTAVRSAKIMGLGFCGVDILRSKHGPVVMEVNSSPGLEGIEKTTGKDVAGKLITFIEKNAKPGKTKTKGRG, encoded by the coding sequence ATGAAAATAGGCATTCTTTCACGCAAAAAAGAACTTTACTCTACTTCCTCCATGATCCGCGCCTGCGAAGAGCGTGGGCACGAAGTACAGGTGATCAATCCCTTGCGTTGCTACATGAATATAACTTCTCACAATCCAAGTATTCTTTACAGAGGTGAAGAGCTCAAAGGTTTTGACGCAATAATTCCACGCATCGGAGCATCAATTACTTTTTACGGCTGTGCAGTCGTCCGCCAATTTGAAATGATGGGCGTATACTGCGTAAATGAATCCGTAGCTATATCACGCTCACGCGATAAACTAAGAAGCCTGCAACTGCTTGCAAGAAAAGGAATCGGTCTACCGGTAACAGCTTTTGCTCATTCCACTAAATATACTGACGACCTCATAGACATCGTAGGCGGCGCCCCGCTTGTCATAAAGCTTCTTGAAGGAACTCAAGGGAAAGGTGTTGTACTTGCAGAAACACGTAATACAGCTGCAAGTATTATTGAAGCTTTTAAGGGGCTTGATGCCAATATTTTAGTTCAGGAATTTATAGCTGAGGCATCAGGCTCTGATATCCGCTGTCTGGTCATTGGTGATAAAGTCATTGCCTCCATGAAACGACAAGGACGCGAAGGAGACTTTAGATCCAACCTCCATCAAGGTGGAACGGCTTCACTTATAGCTATTACCCCTGAAGAACGTTCAACAGCTGTTCGCAGTGCTAAAATTATGGGATTAGGATTTTGCGGTGTTGATATACTTCGTTCAAAGCACGGCCCTGTTGTTATGGAAGTTAATTCCTCTCCTGGACTTGAAGGGATTGAAAAAACAACAGGCAAAGACGTGGCCGGAAAATTAATCACTTTCATTGAAAAAAATGCAAAGCCCGGAAAAACAAAAACAAAAGGGCGCGGTTAA
- a CDS encoding ATP-dependent zinc protease translates to MKRPDTVYGRTIIGWREWTCFPELGIPAIKAKVDTGAKTSCLHSFEQEFFERDGKRWIRFGIHPAQGRKDIELFCEAPVVDTRRVTNSGGGVEKRTVIMTPVKMGKLTWNIEVTLTNRDTMKFRMLLGRTAMAQKLIVDPNRSYVLGKDLAAVHRKILISGD, encoded by the coding sequence GTGAAACGACCGGACACCGTGTACGGCCGAACAATCATCGGCTGGCGGGAGTGGACTTGTTTTCCTGAACTTGGAATTCCCGCAATTAAAGCTAAAGTTGACACAGGTGCAAAAACATCCTGTCTGCACTCTTTTGAGCAAGAATTTTTCGAGCGTGACGGTAAACGCTGGATTCGTTTCGGCATTCACCCAGCGCAGGGAAGAAAAGATATAGAATTATTCTGCGAAGCCCCTGTCGTAGACACTCGCCGCGTTACTAATTCCGGCGGAGGAGTGGAAAAAAGAACTGTAATTATGACGCCCGTGAAGATGGGAAAACTTACTTGGAACATAGAAGTAACATTAACTAATCGCGACACCATGAAGTTTAGAATGCTTCTTGGTCGAACTGCCATGGCGCAAAAATTAATAGTAGATCCCAATCGTTCCTATGTTTTGGGAAAAGATTTGGCTGCTGTCCATAGAAAGATTTTAATTTCTGGAGATTGA
- a CDS encoding phosphoadenosine phosphosulfate reductase family protein — protein sequence MAIITFNSSLDEKIADTAAQMKRVLREHDPLKIAVAWTGGKDSTVVLAIWREVLKAEGGLKPLCFSIDTGVKFPEVMSFRDNLAVEWNIDLKVIRPEVDIKVYPIAKDTVSCCRDLKIIPLQKALAENEVDVLITGIRRDEHPSREAREPLEIRENPDHTVFNPILEWTEMDIWSFITMHEIPHCELYDKGYRSLGCQPCTVLGEGEGERQGRNKDKEKNLELLTSLGYF from the coding sequence TTGGCCATTATTACATTTAATTCTTCACTGGATGAAAAAATAGCAGATACTGCAGCTCAAATGAAAAGGGTGTTGCGTGAGCATGATCCTTTAAAAATTGCGGTTGCATGGACTGGCGGAAAAGATTCCACAGTTGTTCTTGCCATATGGCGTGAAGTTTTGAAGGCTGAGGGGGGCTTAAAACCTTTATGTTTTTCAATTGACACAGGCGTTAAGTTCCCAGAAGTAATGTCGTTTAGGGATAATCTTGCTGTGGAGTGGAATATCGATTTAAAAGTGATTCGTCCTGAAGTTGATATAAAAGTATATCCTATTGCAAAAGATACGGTTTCCTGCTGTCGGGATTTAAAAATTATTCCACTTCAAAAAGCTCTGGCAGAAAATGAAGTTGATGTCTTAATCACCGGAATAAGACGTGATGAACACCCGAGCAGGGAGGCTAGAGAACCTCTTGAGATTCGTGAAAATCCTGATCACACTGTATTTAATCCAATCCTTGAGTGGACAGAAATGGATATATGGTCATTTATAACTATGCATGAAATTCCTCATTGTGAACTTTACGATAAAGGATATAGATCGCTGGGATGTCAGCCCTGCACCGTTCTGGGAGAAGGTGAAGGGGAACGGCAGGGGCGAAATAAAGATAAAGAAAAAAATCTCGAACTGTTAACTTCGCTTGGATATTTTTAA
- a CDS encoding uracil-DNA glycosylase: protein MKINFCNTTYIIDSSWDNFFTTDRLAQLDKIGAAVGTDFTPPATKVLRFSQVDLARVRVVILGQDPYPQSGVATGRSFEVGNIKQWSDLKRNASLVNMLKLLHKNYTGGSEVAAISKVREDIDDGSFPVLPPTELFSHFEEQGVLMLNAAFTCKIDNPGSHTDVWKSFSQDLLRFIEENNSQIKWFLWGKDAQEFCSFVSDLKKLRSYHPRLFDQKEGSFLKENHFAKCPEINWVE from the coding sequence ATGAAAATAAATTTTTGTAATACTACTTATATAATAGATAGTTCGTGGGATAATTTTTTTACCACGGATAGATTGGCGCAACTGGATAAAATCGGTGCAGCTGTAGGAACTGACTTTACTCCTCCGGCTACTAAGGTTCTGCGGTTTTCACAAGTTGATCTTGCACGTGTACGAGTAGTCATTCTGGGACAAGATCCATACCCGCAATCAGGCGTGGCAACAGGACGATCATTTGAGGTCGGTAATATCAAGCAGTGGTCGGATTTGAAGCGGAACGCTTCGCTGGTAAATATGCTAAAACTTCTCCATAAAAATTATACTGGAGGGTCAGAAGTAGCCGCAATTAGTAAAGTTCGTGAAGATATAGATGATGGGAGTTTTCCAGTCCTGCCGCCGACTGAACTTTTCAGCCATTTTGAAGAGCAAGGCGTTTTAATGCTGAACGCTGCTTTTACATGTAAAATTGATAATCCGGGTAGTCATACAGATGTCTGGAAATCCTTTTCGCAAGATTTACTCAGATTTATTGAAGAAAATAATTCGCAAATTAAATGGTTTCTCTGGGGAAAAGATGCACAGGAGTTTTGTTCTTTTGTTTCTGATTTAAAAAAACTTAGAAGTTATCATCCTCGCTTATTTGATCAAAAAGAAGGCTCGTTTTTAAAAGAAAACCATTTCGCTAAATGTCCGGAAATAAATTGGGTTGAGTAA
- the ispG gene encoding flavodoxin-dependent (E)-4-hydroxy-3-methylbut-2-enyl-diphosphate synthase translates to MINRKKTRELFIGNIGIGGDNPIRVQSMCNTDTRDVLATGTQINALAEAGCELVRVAVPDKAAAAALIQLCKDSPVPLIADIHFDYRLALAAIDAGINGLRINPGNIGGEKKVDAVVSAAKDRKIPIRIGVNGGSLDKGLLAKYGGPTPEAMVESALEHVALLEKRNFHDIKISLKSSSVLNTIAAYKLLSEKVDYPQHVGITEAGTLVRGAVKSAVGLGILFWEGLGDTMRVSLTHDPVAEVGVAWEILRSLGLRERGPEIVSCPTCGRTEIALIELAQQVEENLRGVKEVFTVAVMGCVVNGPGEAREADIGIAGGRDLGIIFRKGEVIRKIHGSDNLLPEFMKEIELFLEEKRGK, encoded by the coding sequence ATGATCAATAGAAAAAAGACTCGTGAACTGTTTATAGGTAATATAGGAATTGGTGGTGACAACCCTATCAGGGTTCAGTCCATGTGTAATACCGATACCCGTGATGTGCTTGCAACCGGAACACAAATCAATGCTTTGGCAGAAGCTGGATGCGAGCTTGTACGCGTTGCTGTGCCTGATAAAGCTGCAGCTGCTGCATTGATTCAACTTTGCAAAGATTCTCCGGTTCCTTTGATTGCAGATATTCACTTTGACTACCGTCTTGCCCTTGCCGCAATTGATGCAGGAATTAACGGCTTGCGTATTAATCCCGGTAACATAGGCGGAGAAAAGAAAGTTGATGCTGTTGTTTCTGCTGCAAAAGATCGTAAAATTCCTATCCGCATCGGTGTAAACGGTGGGTCACTGGACAAGGGACTGCTAGCCAAGTATGGCGGACCCACTCCTGAAGCAATGGTGGAAAGTGCCTTGGAACATGTGGCTCTTCTTGAAAAAAGAAATTTTCATGATATTAAAATTTCACTGAAATCATCTTCAGTTTTAAATACTATTGCTGCATATAAACTTCTTTCTGAAAAAGTTGATTATCCACAGCATGTTGGAATCACTGAAGCAGGAACTCTTGTTCGTGGCGCAGTGAAGTCCGCAGTCGGTCTTGGTATTTTGTTCTGGGAAGGTTTGGGAGACACAATGCGTGTTTCACTTACTCATGACCCCGTTGCCGAAGTCGGTGTTGCATGGGAAATTCTGCGCTCTTTAGGACTTCGCGAAAGAGGTCCCGAAATTGTGTCTTGCCCTACCTGCGGAAGAACCGAAATCGCGCTTATTGAGCTTGCGCAGCAGGTTGAAGAAAACCTGCGCGGAGTTAAGGAAGTGTTTACCGTTGCTGTTATGGGCTGCGTAGTTAATGGCCCGGGGGAAGCTCGTGAAGCTGATATCGGTATTGCCGGAGGCCGTGACCTCGGTATTATTTTTAGAAAAGGTGAAGTTATCCGCAAAATTCATGGTTCAGATAATCTTCTGCCGGAATTTATGAAAGAGATCGAATTATTTTTGGAAGAAAAAAGAGGAAAATAA